Genomic window (Candidatus Zixiibacteriota bacterium):
GGAATCGTCACAGTCCGCAGATCGCGGATTAGGCGTTCGAGTGCCTTCGTGTAGGCTTTGGGTTCGTGCCAGTGAGTGAAATCACCGATGTACTTTCGGGCAACATCGGCTTGAAGCTCATGTTTCCACGAGAAGACTGCATCGTCTACGCGAATGGGGAAGAGGACTTCCTTGTTCTCTCTCTGCTCCTTCTGCAACGCCCGCTCGATCTCACGAACAACCGGCTCCGCCTTCAGCGAATGCTCGCTGCAAATGACGATCAGCTTATCGTAGAGCCGAATCGCTTCGTCCACGGACCGCATCAACGTCTTGCCCCACGGCGCATCTTCCTTCCACCGCCAGCAGCGTACGCCTTTGGCCTGGAGGTCATCGTACAGCCGTTCGCTGAAGGTATCGTCTGCGTCATTGAATGAGATGAAGCAGGTGTATGAAGGTCGTTGAGTGACAATCACTCTCACTCAAATCGGAGTCGACGAAGTCCGCGTACTCGAAGCGGGCACCACCCAAGTGGGCACCTCGAAGATTGGCACGGTCTAGAGCACAATCATAGACGCGGGCGTAGTCGAGAGATGCCCCGCGTAGATCTGCCCCGGTCATGTACGTGGTTCCCAAGAAGACGTCACGCAGCACTGCATTTCGGAGGTCAGCTTTGACAAACGCCGGGCAGGAACCCAAGTCGGCAATTTGGATTCCGGACAGCTCTGCACCGGATAGATCGAACAGCACGTCGGGGTTTTGTCTTTTCCACTTCTCAATCGCCTCCTCCCCCTGCTTCACAATCCTTACATGCTCTGGATTCGCCATGGCCTGACCTCACACTCTTCCGGGGTGCTTCGGCTCAACACCCGCCTGCACCGCGCACACTTCCGTCGACAGTGAATCGCGATTCTCAACCACAACTTCAGACACTTCGGCTTCGACCTGCTTCGACTCCACAACACTCAGAACCACTGCTGTTCGGTCAATCCCGAATAGTACGACATCGCCTTCACGGACATCC
Coding sequences:
- a CDS encoding toll/interleukin-1 receptor domain-containing protein yields the protein MIVTQRPSYTCFISFNDADDTFSERLYDDLQAKGVRCWRWKEDAPWGKTLMRSVDEAIRLYDKLIVICSEHSLKAEPVVREIERALQKEQRENKEVLFPIRVDDAVFSWKHELQADVARKYIGDFTHWHEPKAYTKALERLIRDLRTVTIPSPA
- a CDS encoding pentapeptide repeat-containing protein, with the translated sequence MANPEHVRIVKQGEEAIEKWKRQNPDVLFDLSGAELSGIQIADLGSCPAFVKADLRNAVLRDVFLGTTYMTGADLRGASLDYARVYDCALDRANLRGAHLGGARFEYADFVDSDLSESDCHSTTFIHLLHLIQ